TGATCGAAATGGATCCGTTCGAGTTTTTGGAGAAGATAGCCAGTTTGCTGGACAATCGGACTCCTGAATATCCCCGTGTGTGGGAAAACTATTGCAAGATCATTCCCGAACCGGAGTTTGCTTATTCGGAAATGTCTGCCGTCGGTACGTTATTGAAAGCCTTGCCGGAGTCATGTGCCTTGCATCTGGCAAACAGTTCAGTGGTGCGTTATGCGCAATTATACTCAATTCCTTCTACGATTGAAGTTTGTTGCAATCGGGGAACAAGCGGCATTGAAGGCTCATTGTCTACTGCTGTCGGTTATGCGGCAGCTTCCGATAAACTGAACTTTATAGCTATCGGAGATTTGAGCTTCTTTTATGATATGAATGCGTTGTGGAATGTCAACGTTCGCTCCAATCTGCGTATCCTTTTGTTAAATAATGGAGGAGGAGAGATTTTCCATACCTTGCCGGGATTGGATATGTCGGGTACATCACATAAATTTATTGCGGCAGTCCATAAAACGTCGGCCAAAGGTTGGGCAGAGGAACGTGGATTCCTCTATCTGCAAGCGCAAAATGACGAAGAACTGGCTGAAGCGATGACAACTTTCACTCAACCGGAAGCTATGGAACAGCCTGTGCTCTTAGAGGTGTTTACCAACAAAAACAAGGACGCACGCATGTTGAAAAATTATTATCATCAATTAAAACAAAAATAGATTATGTCAACACAAAGAGAGTGGACAACCATTAGAGAATACGACGATATTCTTTTTGATTATTATAATGGAATTGCCCGTATCACGATTAACCGTGAGCGTTATCGGAATGCGTTTACTCCGACAACTACTGCTGAAATGAGTGACGCATTGCGCATCTGCCGTGAAGAAGCGGATATTGATGTGATTGTGATTACCGGAGCCGGTGATAAGGCATTCTGTTCGGGTGGCGACCAGAATGTGAAAGGACGTGGCGGATATATCGGAAAAGACGGTGTGCCTCGTCTTAGCGTATTGGATGTGCAAAAGCAGATTCGCAGCATCCCGAAACCGGTAATTGCTGCCGTGAACGGTTTTGCCATTGGCGGCGGACATGTACTTCATGTGGTATGTGATTTGTCCATTGCGTCGGAAAATGCCATTTTCGGTCAGACAGGTCCTCGTGTAGGTAGCTTTGATGCCGGATTCGGTGCGTCTTATCTGGCACGTGTAGTGGGGCAGAAGAAAGCACGCGAAATCTGGTTCCTCTGCCGGAAGTATAATGCACAAGAAGCATTGGATATGGGATTAGTGAATAAAGTAGTTCCCTTGGAGCAGTTGGAAGATGAATATGTGCAGTGGGCGGAAGAAATGATGCAGCTCAGTCCGTTGGCTTTACGTATGATTAAGGCCGGATTGAATGCCGAACTCGACGGTCAGGCAGGTATTCAGGAACTGGCAGGTGACGCAACATTGCTCTATTATCTGACAGATGAAGCACAGGAAGGGAAAAATGCGTTTTTGGAGAAACGTAAACCGAACTTCAAACAATATCCGAAATTTCCCTAAAATCGGTTTTACCACAGAGTACCACAGAGTTTGCTTTTTCTGCGCTTAATCCCGATTTTTCTGCAAAGCAAGACTGTGAGGAGAGAACGCTAGGAGAACTGCAAGAGATATAACTTACTAAAACTTCATGAGACTCTGCGTTATTCTGTGGTGAATTGAAAAATTATGCACGATGAACTGTAAAATAGAAATTATTCCCCAATTGCTCCATTTCAAGCAGCCTGCCGGAACTTCCCGGGGAACATATACCACGCGTAAAGTCTGGTATCTTCATTTCACCTCTCCTGACTTCCCTGGCAGAGTGGGAATAGGAGAGTGTGCACCTTTGCCCGCTTTAAGTTGTGACGATCTTCCTGATTACGAAGATATATTAGTGAAAGCCTGTCGGAAAGTAGAGAGGGAACAAGGTAGATTGGATATGGATGGCTTGTGTGACTATCCTTCAATTTTATTTGGTCTGGAAACAGCCATCCGGCATTTCTTTGCAGGAAACTGGGCTTTAAGTGATACGGCTTTCTCACGTGGAGAAGTTGGAATTCCGATTAACGGTCTTATCTGGATGGGAGATTTTCAGAACATGTTATCCCAGATTGAGAAAAAGATGGAAGCTGGGTTTCGCTGCATCAAGTTAAAGATAGGTGCCATCAATTTTGAAGAAGAACTGACATTACTGCGTCATATTCGTGCGCGTTATTCTTCCAAGGAAATAGAGTTGCGTGTAGATGCAAATGGTGCTTTTTCTCCGGTCGATGCAATGGAAAAACTGAAACGTCTGTCCGAACTTGATTTGCATTCCATCGAACAGCCGATCCGTGCCGGACAATGGGAGGAAATGGCCCGTCTTGCTTCCGAATCTCCGTTACCGATCGCTTTGGATGAAGAATTGATAGGATGCAACACGCTGGAAAAAAGGCAAGAACTGCTTTCAACAGTCCGTCCGCAATATATCGTTATAAAACCTTCCCTTCATGGAGGAATATGCGGAGGAGATGAATGGATTATCGAAGCAGAAAAGCAGCATATCGGCTGGTGGATTACTTCCGCACTAGAATCAAACATTGGTTTGAACGCTATTGCACAGTGGTGTGCAACATTCAGCAATCCGTTGCCGCAGGGACTGGGAACAGGGGCGCTCTTTACAGACAACGTGGAAGTGCCTCTTGAAATAAGAAAAGATTGTCTATGGTTTTGTAAATGATGGCATTTAAAGGATATTCCGATGGTATTTGATCGAAAACAACAATGCTTGTTACTGGAAGGAAAAGAATATACTTCTGAAGATATACGCCAATTGATAGCCGGAGGGGCGGAGGTTCATTCTCCTGCTCTATGGGATTTATATCTTTTCCTGAACGAATGGTTTAATGCTTCTCCCGTCATTACTGTCTACACGTCAGGCTCCACAGGTACACCTAAAGAATTGATTGTACGTAAAGATCAGATGATGCAAAGTGCGCGTCTGACTTGTGAGTTTCTGAATTTGAAAGAAGGTCAGTCGGCATTACTATGTATGAATCTTCGTTATATAGGTGCGATGATGGTGGTTGTGCGTTCGTTGGTTGCAGGTTTGAATTTGATTGTACGTCCTGCTTCCGGTCATCCTTTAGCGGATATAAAAGAACCTTTGGGATTTGTGGCAATGGTCCCATTGCAAGTTTATAACACATTGCAGATTCCCGAAGAAAAAGAGCGATTAAAACAAACGGATATTCTGATTATAGGAGGCGGAGCCGTTGATGAGGCTCTAGAGGCGGAGATCAAACATCTTCCGACCGCAGTCTATTCTACTTATGGCATGACTGAAACTTTATCTCATATTGCTCTCCGTCGTCTGAACGGAACATCAGCTTCTGAACATTATTATCCATTTTCTTCAGTAAAATTGTCTTTATCCGCAGAGAATACGTTAATCATTGATGCCCCTTTGGTATGTGACGGAACATTGCAAACCAATGATATTGCACGTATCTATCCCGATGGAAGTTTTATGATTCTAGGCCGGAAAGATAACGTTATCAATAGCGGTGGAATCAAGATTCAAGCAGAGGAAATAGAAAAAGTCCTTCGTCCGTTTATTCCTCTGCCGTTTGTTATCACTTCAGTTCCTGACCATCGTTTGGGGCAGGCAGTGACCTTATTGATAGCGGGGCAATTGGATACAAAAGAGATAGAAGATAAATTGCAGACAATATTAGAACCATATTACCGTCCCCGTTATATTTTGACAACAGATTGCATTCCGCAAACGAAAAACGGAAAAATTAGTCGTGCGGAATGCCGTGCTTTGGCATTACATATTTTGCAGCACTAATGTCGCTATTGCAGGCGATAATGTATTAGCTTCTCACTTCCTCTCTTAGAAGCAAGTTCCATGTTGGTTTTGGAACATTCTATGTTTCTTGATTTTCCTCTCATACCAATACAATTTCACGGAACAAGTCAACTATATTCGTAAAATAATTGATAGTAAAAAACTTAAAGTATGAAAGGATAGTCAGGATATGTGCCTGAGATTAAATATTCCATCACACATATCTTAAATTTTAAGAAATAATAATATTCACGTAAAAATTTCTACAAATCAGAAGATGTAGAAGCATTATAACTTTTGCCAGCCTATATTTATTATTGAATATAGGTTCTTACAAGGTTAAATCTGGCTATTTCTTCATCACCTCATGAAAGAATTCTGCCATTTCGCTATAAGTATGTTCACGTCCTTCTTTTGATTTAGATAATATCGATTTTTCAGAATTCCCAATTGCTTTATCAAGATCCCCTCCATTTGCAAGCAAGAAATTATGTAATCCTTTGCATTTTCTGCTCAAAAAATCTTCGGTCTTTTCATAACTACAAATTTGCTCCAATTCTTTCGCCAATTCATTGGAGTTATTGAATTGTTGAGTCGTATATTTGAAATGATATAAGAACCATATTTCCAAACAGCGCTCGTTCTCAAAAAAACGTATTAGACTTTCTGTTCCCTGCCGCTTCTTGATGATCATTTTTTGATGATATTTTGTCTTTAGTCTTAAATAATTCTCTCGATTACGCCCTTCTTTCTTATTATCCATGTCAATTAGACAGAATATCATGTTATATCCGTCATTAATACATTGTTCTATTCGACGTTCCAATTCAGCCATGCTAGTGGCATGGTTGGGAACAACTGGTTTCACTTGTGCATGAATAACACCTTCTAATGACTTCAAATAATACTTTTCAGTCGGCCCTTCACCAATAACAGCTATTGTTGTTTTTGTTTTCCGCGTTTTCATATCACTTTTTTAAAAAATGGAACCTAATTCCGGTTTTGCACCAAGTTTTCCTGTTCTATATGCCTTATAAAGAGATAGATTTTTGTGCAATCCAAATTCAGAAGCACAATAAAGTTCAGTAGAGGCATCTTCCTTTGATTTCTCAGTAAACCAAACCATATCCCGACGTATAAATTCTTCATCCAATAACTGCTGGTCTTGTGTCGTGAACAGTATTTGTGAATTGGCTGTATTCATCATAAAAGTCGTCAGAAAATGGAGCAAAAGATCATAATGCAAATTACTTTCTATTTCATCAAAACTATATATATGATCTTCACGTAACATATTGAACATACATTCCTGTAACTGAAAATAGCGTAATGTCCCCAATGATTGGTCAATAGAAGATAAAGTAAAATCAGATCCGTCTATGGTGTGATGAGTAAAAAAAACATCTTTGCCACTTTGCATTCTTGCTTCATTGTCAATACTTATATTAGAAATATTAAAATCAGCCTTTCGCATAGCCGATATAAAATAATCTTTTTTCTCTTTATTATCAATCAATTGCTGGGCAATATCCAAAAGAGTATTTCCCTTCATACCATGCACATACCGAACAATCCAGTTATAGGTATCACGGAATATCTTTGCATCTTCATTTAGAGATACTTTTGCGAAAGTAGACAGTACAGTATGATTATTCAAAGTATTGTCTACAATTGTTTTCTTACTTTTCAAATGCAAACCGACTGTACGACCAAATTCAATATCCGGTACTACATCTTCATGGACAAACTTCCGACTATAAAATAAAGATAATACTCCATTAGGAGCATATTCCATTTTTTCAGAAATGATATAGCGGTTATTATACTCCACTGAATAGTCGTATCGTACTTGCCCTATATAAAAGGACACGGACAATCGGGTATTTTTATCCTTATCCAAAGCAAACGGATAAAAAGGTATAGCCTGTAGCTTATTAGTATAGGGAGACACCAACATTCTCCATATTGTTTCATAGGCATAGAGAATATTACTTTTTCCGGAAGCATTAGCCCCATAAAGTATAAGCATACGATTTAACCGCATCCCCGGTTTGATTTCGACAGTCAATAACTCATGAGAGGTCTTGTCTTTGGTAGCCTCGAAAGATAACACCTGCTCTTTTCGTATTGACATGAAATTTTCTATACCAAGTTCTCTAATCATACATTCATCTTTTTATTTCGTAACTTTCCTACAAAAATAACAAATCATCTGCACAAAAGATACTTTTCTTGCTATTATTTCACTTTTTTATCTTTTGGAGTA
The Bacteroides luhongzhouii DNA segment above includes these coding regions:
- the menB gene encoding 1,4-dihydroxy-2-naphthoyl-CoA synthase: MSTQREWTTIREYDDILFDYYNGIARITINRERYRNAFTPTTTAEMSDALRICREEADIDVIVITGAGDKAFCSGGDQNVKGRGGYIGKDGVPRLSVLDVQKQIRSIPKPVIAAVNGFAIGGGHVLHVVCDLSIASENAIFGQTGPRVGSFDAGFGASYLARVVGQKKAREIWFLCRKYNAQEALDMGLVNKVVPLEQLEDEYVQWAEEMMQLSPLALRMIKAGLNAELDGQAGIQELAGDATLLYYLTDEAQEGKNAFLEKRKPNFKQYPKFP
- a CDS encoding o-succinylbenzoate synthase; the protein is MNCKIEIIPQLLHFKQPAGTSRGTYTTRKVWYLHFTSPDFPGRVGIGECAPLPALSCDDLPDYEDILVKACRKVEREQGRLDMDGLCDYPSILFGLETAIRHFFAGNWALSDTAFSRGEVGIPINGLIWMGDFQNMLSQIEKKMEAGFRCIKLKIGAINFEEELTLLRHIRARYSSKEIELRVDANGAFSPVDAMEKLKRLSELDLHSIEQPIRAGQWEEMARLASESPLPIALDEELIGCNTLEKRQELLSTVRPQYIVIKPSLHGGICGGDEWIIEAEKQHIGWWITSALESNIGLNAIAQWCATFSNPLPQGLGTGALFTDNVEVPLEIRKDCLWFCK
- a CDS encoding AMP-binding protein, with product MVFDRKQQCLLLEGKEYTSEDIRQLIAGGAEVHSPALWDLYLFLNEWFNASPVITVYTSGSTGTPKELIVRKDQMMQSARLTCEFLNLKEGQSALLCMNLRYIGAMMVVVRSLVAGLNLIVRPASGHPLADIKEPLGFVAMVPLQVYNTLQIPEEKERLKQTDILIIGGGAVDEALEAEIKHLPTAVYSTYGMTETLSHIALRRLNGTSASEHYYPFSSVKLSLSAENTLIIDAPLVCDGTLQTNDIARIYPDGSFMILGRKDNVINSGGIKIQAEEIEKVLRPFIPLPFVITSVPDHRLGQAVTLLIAGQLDTKEIEDKLQTILEPYYRPRYILTTDCIPQTKNGKISRAECRALALHILQH
- a CDS encoding RloB family protein, whose product is MKTRKTKTTIAVIGEGPTEKYYLKSLEGVIHAQVKPVVPNHATSMAELERRIEQCINDGYNMIFCLIDMDNKKEGRNRENYLRLKTKYHQKMIIKKRQGTESLIRFFENERCLEIWFLYHFKYTTQQFNNSNELAKELEQICSYEKTEDFLSRKCKGLHNFLLANGGDLDKAIGNSEKSILSKSKEGREHTYSEMAEFFHEVMKK
- a CDS encoding AAA family ATPase, which codes for MIRELGIENFMSIRKEQVLSFEATKDKTSHELLTVEIKPGMRLNRMLILYGANASGKSNILYAYETIWRMLVSPYTNKLQAIPFYPFALDKDKNTRLSVSFYIGQVRYDYSVEYNNRYIISEKMEYAPNGVLSLFYSRKFVHEDVVPDIEFGRTVGLHLKSKKTIVDNTLNNHTVLSTFAKVSLNEDAKIFRDTYNWIVRYVHGMKGNTLLDIAQQLIDNKEKKDYFISAMRKADFNISNISIDNEARMQSGKDVFFTHHTIDGSDFTLSSIDQSLGTLRYFQLQECMFNMLREDHIYSFDEIESNLHYDLLLHFLTTFMMNTANSQILFTTQDQQLLDEEFIRRDMVWFTEKSKEDASTELYCASEFGLHKNLSLYKAYRTGKLGAKPELGSIF